Sequence from the Pedobacter sp. D749 genome:
AATTTTTTTCTGACCTACTGCCAGATTTTCCTTTTCAATTCAATCAGTTTTAAAAACGAATATGAGCTACCAACAGATAGACCGATTATTTTTGCAGCAAACCACCAAAGTATGTACGACATCCCTTCGTTAATTTGGTTCTTAAGGAAACACAGTGCAAAATTTATCTCTAAAATTGAGCTTACCAAAGGCATTCCATCCATATCCATTAACCTGCGTTTAGGCGGTGGGGCAAACATCAACAGGAAAGACAATAAGCAAGCCATCTCTGAAATCATAAAACTTGGCCGCAGAATGAAAGAAAATAACTGGAGTACTGTTATTTTCCCTGAGGGAACCCGTGCGAAAGATGGTCAGTTAAAAACATTTCAATTTGGGGGTATTGCTACCATATTAAAAGTAGTTCCTAATGCTTTGATCGTTCCGGTGGCGATAGAAAATTCATGGAAGATTGTCCGCTTTGGCATGTTTCCGTTAACCACAGGAAATGCTTTAAAATGGACTGTTTTAAAGCCGATAGAGCCTGGAATAAAAACGGCAAAC
This genomic interval carries:
- a CDS encoding 1-acyl-sn-glycerol-3-phosphate acyltransferase; protein product: MSKLFGYILSPIFYIFFGLTLCIFHPIQWLCFKLFGYKAHKVSVDILNFFLTYCQIFLFNSISFKNEYELPTDRPIIFAANHQSMYDIPSLIWFLRKHSAKFISKIELTKGIPSISINLRLGGGANINRKDNKQAISEIIKLGRRMKENNWSTVIFPEGTRAKDGQLKTFQFGGIATILKVVPNALIVPVAIENSWKIVRFGMFPLTTGNALKWTVLKPIEPGIKTANDITLEVENEIRKVLGQPMAQPATL